From the genome of Calliopsis andreniformis isolate RMS-2024a unplaced genomic scaffold, iyCalAndr_principal scaffold0022, whole genome shotgun sequence, one region includes:
- the LOC143187261 gene encoding WD repeat-containing protein WRAP73 isoform X1 — translation MSSESEKELIRVNNQLCDFSIDGRFFAIAYQANLIIKSSKKLEIIHLFVFTDIIEYFEWSRNSEYILCANIKKAIIQVYSIHYPDWKFKLVEGSAGLESVTWSPDSKHILTLSDFNIQISVWSLENRNVTHIQNMKSSFHKLHFSPDGSKLAVVVSNENQDSIEIYKTDTWKLSKKLICGRLSSIDGILWSPNSELLSIWSSFSSEIKLIVYSSVLERDIGVFYPTQTADTSELLCDYQRELKGIENVTWMPSGQLLAMTGFNEMIVLLNHVTWKPMLQLYLDPVIKENYLNKVYEERIIQTKPSSKNTNKHILEEKSERPVNIKIGKKDDIDRLSIAKFDIFEFSFCGQYLAIRHQLYPTTLWIWNIIEDYFDYMLLQNNIVAVKWNPTRAHLLIFCECAYMFEWTPNKATCIETPRNIVVLDARWHPQGNIVLLCGYNKAVIYEIENKS, via the exons ATGTCTTCAGAATCTGAAAAAGAGTTAATACGAGTGAATAATCAATTGTGCGATTTTTCTATCGATGGGAGATTCTTTGCGATTGCATATCAAGCAAATCTGATAATAAAGAGTAGTAAGAAGttggaaattattcatttattcgtATTCACTGACATAATCGAG TATTTCGAGTGGTCTAGAAATAGTGAATATATACTATGTGCAAACATAAAGAAAGCTATTATTCAAGTGTATTCTATTCATTATCCTGATTGGAAATTTAAACTTGTCGAAGGCAGTGCTGGTCTAGAAAGTGTCACTTGGTCTCCCGACAGTAAACATATTTTAACTTTGTCAGATTTCAAT ATTCAAATATCTGTATGGTCTTTGGAGAATCGTAATGTAACTCACATCCAAAATATGAAGTCCTCTTTTCATAAGCTACATTTTAGTCCAGATGGTAGCAAACTAGCAGTTGTAGTTTCAAACGAAAATCAAGACAGTATAGAGATTTATAAAACTGATACCTGGAAATTAAGTAAA AAACTGATATGCGGACGTTTAAGTAGTATTGATGGAATACTCTGGTCTCCAAATAGTGAATTATTAAGCATATGGTCTTCCTTTAGCagcgaaataaaattaattgtttATTCAAGTGTGTTAGAAAGAGATATTGGAGTTTTCTATCCTACGCAAACTGCAGATACGTCTGAATTATTATGTGATTATCAAAGGGAACTGAAAGGAATCGAAAATGTAACGTGGATGCCTAGTGGGCAGTTATTAGCCATGACAGGATTTAATGAAATG ATTGTGTTATTAAACCATGTGACATGGAAACCGATGTTACAATTATATCTTGATCCTGTTATCAAAGAGAATTACCTAAACAAAGTATACGAAGAGCGTATAATTCAAACAAAGCcctccagtaaaaatacaaataaacatATCT TGGAAGAAAAATCTGAACGTCCAGTGAATATAAAAATTGGCAAAAAAGATGATATCGATAGATTATCGATTGCGAAATTCGATATTTTTGAATTTAGTTTCTGCGGACAGTATTTAGCGATAAGACATCAGCTTTATCCTACAACGTTGTGGATATGGAATATTATCGAGGACTATTTTGATTACATGCTTCTCCAAAATAATATTGTGG CTGTGAAATGGAATCCAACGCGCGCTCATCTTCTAATATTTTGCGAATGCGCGTACATGTTTGAATGGACACCTAATAAGGCGACTTGCATCGAAACTCCTCGGAATATTGTAGTATTAGATGCCCGATggcatcctcaagggaatattgtGCTACTTTGTGGCTACAATAAGGCAGTTATTtatgaaattgaaaataaatcgtaa
- the LOC143187261 gene encoding WD repeat-containing protein WRAP73 isoform X2, producing the protein MSSESEKELIRVNNQLCDFSIDGRFFAIAYQANLIIKSSKKLEIIHLFVFTDIIEYFEWSRNSEYILCANIKKAIIQVYSIHYPDWKFKLVEGSAGLESVTWSPDSKHILTLSDFNIQISVWSLENRNVTHIQNMKSSFHKLHFSPDGSKLAVVVSNENQDSIEIYKTDTWKLSKKLICGRLSSIDGILWSPNSELLSIWSSFSSEIKLIVYSSVLERDIGVFYPTQTADTSELLCDYQRELKGIENVTWMPSGQLLAMTGFNEMIVLLNHVTWKPMLQLYLDPVIKENYLNKVYEERIIQTKPSSKNTNKHILEEKSERPVNIKIGKKDDIDRLSIAKFDIFEFSFCGQYLAIRHQLYPTTLWIWNIIEDYFDYMLLQNNIL; encoded by the exons ATGTCTTCAGAATCTGAAAAAGAGTTAATACGAGTGAATAATCAATTGTGCGATTTTTCTATCGATGGGAGATTCTTTGCGATTGCATATCAAGCAAATCTGATAATAAAGAGTAGTAAGAAGttggaaattattcatttattcgtATTCACTGACATAATCGAG TATTTCGAGTGGTCTAGAAATAGTGAATATATACTATGTGCAAACATAAAGAAAGCTATTATTCAAGTGTATTCTATTCATTATCCTGATTGGAAATTTAAACTTGTCGAAGGCAGTGCTGGTCTAGAAAGTGTCACTTGGTCTCCCGACAGTAAACATATTTTAACTTTGTCAGATTTCAAT ATTCAAATATCTGTATGGTCTTTGGAGAATCGTAATGTAACTCACATCCAAAATATGAAGTCCTCTTTTCATAAGCTACATTTTAGTCCAGATGGTAGCAAACTAGCAGTTGTAGTTTCAAACGAAAATCAAGACAGTATAGAGATTTATAAAACTGATACCTGGAAATTAAGTAAA AAACTGATATGCGGACGTTTAAGTAGTATTGATGGAATACTCTGGTCTCCAAATAGTGAATTATTAAGCATATGGTCTTCCTTTAGCagcgaaataaaattaattgtttATTCAAGTGTGTTAGAAAGAGATATTGGAGTTTTCTATCCTACGCAAACTGCAGATACGTCTGAATTATTATGTGATTATCAAAGGGAACTGAAAGGAATCGAAAATGTAACGTGGATGCCTAGTGGGCAGTTATTAGCCATGACAGGATTTAATGAAATG ATTGTGTTATTAAACCATGTGACATGGAAACCGATGTTACAATTATATCTTGATCCTGTTATCAAAGAGAATTACCTAAACAAAGTATACGAAGAGCGTATAATTCAAACAAAGCcctccagtaaaaatacaaataaacatATCT TGGAAGAAAAATCTGAACGTCCAGTGAATATAAAAATTGGCAAAAAAGATGATATCGATAGATTATCGATTGCGAAATTCGATATTTTTGAATTTAGTTTCTGCGGACAGTATTTAGCGATAAGACATCAGCTTTATCCTACAACGTTGTGGATATGGAATATTATCGAGGACTATTTTGATTACATGCTTCTCCAAAATAATATT CTGTGA
- the Elp2 gene encoding elongator complex protein 2, with protein sequence MTTSYISCACNRVPHSADWGRNGLVCFAACHAIAIYDPFISKIGKVTKTLHKHKGRVNTVRWIKHRNLEAESELLSSSVDGTAIIWTKIKNIFECTSIIEAGDILTFSNYLYLPNSETQNHSDFLKLLICTGSVKGELKLWFRDTSNNLKCFQTLVLGRKLPIEACFSCLPSTNLPLLAVATESSSIELYASNSDDIEALDFVKVQVLTGHEDWVRCIDFNYITNDSILLASGSQDAMIRLWKISVNATESLNDELRQKEQIFVANETKYNITLESVLYGHEGWIYGVHWYPLQNNGNKILRLLSCSLDKSMIIWEPDKVTGIWSEKVRVGEVGGNSLGFYGCKFSGNGLNILAHGYQGSFHIWEYSESVKNWIPKSIPSGHFAEVVDLCWDPKGRFLITASTDQTTRIHAPWKDKREFWHEIGRPQVHGYDMSCLVMLTPYMFASGAEEKVTRIFTAPATFKNSLIKIADADDFKNMVANSASVPALGLTNKATINDMKIEEFEISDSKNENYIPPTEEELMQNTLWPELQKLYGHGYEIFSIAARHDGSLLATACKSTSPEHSAILIWSTNTWTQVQKLVSHQLTVTQMEFSPNDKYLVSVSRDRRWSLFEYTDNMYVLIAASLKKDSLHTRIIWCCSWTHDSSFFATGSRDGKIGVWNPNIIKSKIAPSTSLDVNNSVTALSFSVQDITEHFYILAIGFETGCIEIQKLKILNDNFVWEKYLMFDSSHAHHLTVKRLKFRPQKEFVNTLQLASCGSDHIVKIYDIDIIKLKDL encoded by the exons ATGACAACATCCTACATATCCTGTGCTTGTAATCGAGTTCCACATTCGGCTGATTGGGGAAGAAATGGACTTGTTTGTTTCGCAGCGTGTCACGCAATTGCGATTTACGATCCGTTTATTTCAAAAATTGGAAAGGTGACAAAGACTCTCCACAAACATAAAGGTCGTGTGAATACAGTACGATGGATTAAACACAGAAATTTAGAAGCTGAGTCAGAGCTACTGTCAAGCTCTgtagatggaacagctattatTTggactaaaataaaaaatatttttgaatgtaCCTCTATCATCGAAGCTGGTGATATTCTCACCTTCAGTAACTATCTGTACCTACCCAATTCTGAGACCCAGAATCATTCAGATTTTCTTAAACTATTGATATGTACTGGGTCAGTTAAAGGTGAACTGAAATTATGGTTTAGAGATACAAGTAACAATTTAAAATGCTTTCAAACACTTGTGTTAGGGAGAAAGCTACCAATAGAAGCTTGTTTCTCTTGTTTGCCAAGTACAAATTTACCACTTTTGGCTGTTGCTACAGAAAGTTCATCAATTGAATTGTATGCCTCGAATTCTGATGATATAGAAGCATTAGATTTTGTAAAAGTCCAGGTTTTAACTGGACATGAAGATTGGGTACGTTGTATAGACTTTAACTATATCACAAATGATAGTATTTTACTTGCAAGTGGTTCCCAAGATGCTATGATACGATTGTGGAAAATTTCTGTGAATGCCACAGAATCTTTAAATGATGAATTGCGTCAAAAAGAACAAATATTTGTAGCTAATGAAACAAAGTACAATATTACTTTAGAATCTGTTCTTTATGGCCATGAAGGCTGGATTTATGGTGTACATTGGTATCCATTACAGAATAATGGAAACAagatattaagattattgtctTGTTCATTAGACAAATCAATGATTATATGGGAACCAGACAAAGTAACTGGAATTTGGTCAGAAAAAGTAAGAGTAGGTGAAGTTGGTGGTAATTCATTAGGATTTTATGGCTGCAAATTTAGTGGTAATGGTTTGAACATATTAGCACATGGATATCAAGGGTCGTTTCACATCTGGGAATACTCAGAGAGTGTGAAAAATTGGATTCCAAAATCTATACCAAGTGGACATTTTGCTGAAGTAGTTGATCTCTGTTGGGATCCAAAGGGAAG GTTTCTCATTACTGCAAGTACAGACCAAACAACAAGAATTCATGCACCATGGAAAGATAAAAGGGAATTCTGGCATGAAATTGGACGTCCACAAGTCCATGGATATGACATGTCTTGTCTAGTTATGCTGACTCCATACATGTTTGCATCAGGAGCAGAAGAAAAAGTTACACGTATATTCACAGCCCCAGCGAcatttaaaaattctttaataaaaaTTGCTGATGCAGATGACTTCAAGAACATGGTAGCTAATAGTGCATCAGTACCAGCTCTTGGATTGACAAACAAAGCAACAATCAATGATATGAAAATAGAAGAATTTGAAATCAGTGActctaaaaatgaaaattatattcCTCCAACAGAGGAAGAGTTAATGCAAAATACATTATGGCCAGAATTACAAAAACtttatggccatggatatgaaATATTTTCTATAGCTGCCAGACATGATGGATCCTTATTGGCAACAGCATGTAAATCAACTTCACCAGAGCATTCAGCAATACTAATATGGAGTACAAATACATGGACACAGGTTCAGAAACTTGTATCTCATCAGTTAACTGTGACACAAATGGAATTTTCACCAAATGACAAATATTTAGTGTCTGTGTCAAGAGACAGAAGGTGGTCATTATTTGAGTATACTGATAACATGTACGTTTTAATCGCGGCTAGCTTAAAAAAGGACAGTCTTCATACTCGTATCATATGGTGCTGTTCGTGGACACACGATTCATCCTTTTTTGCAACTGGTTCTAGAGATGGAAAAATTGGTGTTTGGAATCCAAATATcattaaaagtaaaattgctccAAGTACGAGCTTGGATGTAAATAATTCTGTCACTGCACTTTCTTTCTCTGTGCAGGATATTACTGAACATTTTTACATTTTAGCAATAGGATTTGAGACAGGCTGTATAGAAATacagaaattgaaaatattaaatgatAATTTTGTGTGGGAAAAATACCTAATGTTTGATTCATCTCACGCGCATCATTTGACTGTAAAACGGCTTAAATTTCGGCCGCAGAAGGAATTTGTAAATACTTTACAACTGGCAAGCTGTGGATCTGATCACATAGTTAAAATATATGACATAGATATTATCAAATTAAAAGACTTGTAA
- the Cap-d2 gene encoding CAP-D2 condensin subunit, protein MIKDFIIPVNKDELLQSRNGQYFVEKVIPIRILSHALDETRASLQANGADFIFDHFDTFFSVMVHGNKVELPIVMRGFNRINKGIEMLVHEMESMFEKGNELQEEDRLRFVNIVKMLAYLFSWFSCHIDDEIMKDTSDKYTGKRKKVARSDVEEEWETTREKALEYVYRLLQLPLQKLWQPPIVEDSFIMLLSKVCYKILEQCKDSKQKHIRQTIFEILGTSIKKYNHGISCVVRIMQLVKLHDILATHIATGVIHMIEECGCNGLMKEIMKEIDQSEPSESDSRNISIFLETIATTQPNIIIPILDDMMDYLASEHYTMRNCTISTLGAIVEKALTGDDLTQEQKDQRDECLNALEEHILDNNAYVRSKSLQVWQRLCCEGAIPVARQGKLLAATALRLEDKSANVRKQALQLLRALLQANPFAAKLNKTEISNSLEREEIKLRKMQTESVSKSARGDKQRLELWNAFLPKIRKALKEVINEGENNNKKEDDDEDDFDPNTAFEHVRQLMLKEKILEAVMYTWKACISLKQCPDIEKLSVEAKEEFLFLLLLKTFMESEETSDKTENNAEKTQSDDSEKEKIAVAKRLVNYLKNCLTFATELENVIPMIEKLLFSTTAGDAVEACSLLGVAYQFGIVGAADAIREALLQVFHRDQSVRNNIAAVYKDIYLNNNTDKKSGRQKALACIKGLIDLLKGLQPGQSQAVAQLITTWYNNNELTNEELQVLWEKFSMKSSDTDPLESRTALMLITMIAQVQNDTIIGNLEVLVKVGLGPRAKTDLLLARDTCRALLTIKNNSDDIEKLPIRYSNDHEIFKQILTLLVENFTNTEQDGYVSFATDAISAIYHLANQPEHLIKQFLLEVYKRGHFSDNDSSQHSVSLFLLSKFLYIIGHIAIKEMVHLDTSVYKELKRRDMIRKLRKEKNANKNDKNTSRLNRSNSVSSLISVTARQIIRNKENSTIVEDNGEEAVEGAVDDADAEFIYDTLENHIVTGDGILAKFIPLVLDVCQNHEKYNNEDAQAAGALALSKMMTVSSSFCEESLQLLITILERSPYPAIRANLLIGISDLATRFPNQVEPWMKHIYGRLRDQNIHVRTTCVRVLSSLIMRDMVRVRGQISELALCIIDDDTQISQDAKQFFKALSQKGNALYNVMPDILSRLTDPDLDLKESQFQDILKHILGLLQKEKQVDAIIDKICARFKLATTERQWRDFSYCLSLLQFGPKSIRHLIDSLPLLKEKIHNKQVLKALQSIIEQTKKKPNTKAICLELEEKIEELLKSTEEEKLNDTEIMPPPPVPKSNKKGRRRRASRKSSSEEEDDADSDSEAKENSKKLKPRGRKSKSSSESDSDDEQMSMKTPRRPTKPNPPTSSVKKSASKKKLTESNSVTPSPLTKKKKRGETSSHTPQRTSSRLSTLRTKH, encoded by the exons ATGATAAAGGATTTCATAATTCCAGTGAATAAAGATGAACTTTTACAAAGTCGAAATGGGCAATATTTTGTTGAAAAAGTTATTCCAATACGAATACTTTCACATGCTCTGGATG AAACACGAGCCTCGCTACAAGCTAATGGAGCAGATTTTATTTTTGACCATTTTGATACATTTTTTTCTGTAATGGTACATGGAAATAAAGTTGAATTACCTATTGTTATGCGAGGTTTCAATAGAATCAATAAAG GTATCGAAATGTTAGTTCATGAGATGGAAAGCATGTTCGAAAAAGGAAATGAGTTGCAGGAGGAAGACAGACTAAGATTCGTAAATATTGTAAAAATGCTTGCATATTTATTTTCATGGTTTTCTTGTCATATAGACGATGAAATTATGAAAGACACAAGTGATAAATATACTGGCAAG CGCAAAAAAGTTGCAAGGTCAGACGTAGAAGAGGAGTGGGAAACTACTAGAGAAAAGGCATTGGAATATGTTTATAGGCTTCTACAATTACCATTGCAAAAGCTTTGGCAGCCACCTATTGTTGAAGATTCATTTATTAT gTTGCTTTCTAAAGTATGCTATAAGATTTTAGAACAATGTAAAGATTCAAAGCAAAAGCATATAAGACAGACAATTTTTGAG ATTTTAGGGACGTCAATTAAGAAATATAATCATGGCATAAGTTGTGTAGTAAGAATCATGCAG tTGGTAAAATTACATGATATATTAGCAACACATATAGCGACTGGAGTTATccatatgattgaagaatgtggctgtAATGGTTTAATGAAAGAAATAATGAAAGAAATTGATCAAAGTGAACCATCTGAAAGTGACAGTCGTAATATATCGATATTTCTTGAAACTATAGCCACTACTCAACCAAATATTATAATTCCAATTCTTGATGATATGATGGACTATTTAGCTAGTGAA CATTATACCATGAGAAACTGTACAATCAGTACCTTAGGAGCAATTGTAGAAAAGGCTCTAACCGGAGATGACCTCACACAGGAACAGAAAGATCAACGTGACGAATGTCTTAATGCTTTAGAAGAACATATTTTAGATAACAATGCTTACGTGAGATCGAAATCCTTACAAGTTTGGCAACGTTTATGCTGCGAAGGGGCTATTCCCGTCGCAAGACAAGGAAAACTTTTAGCTGCCACAGCGTTACGTTTAGAAGACAAAAGTGCAAATGTGCGAAAACAAGCCTTGCAACTCTTGCGTGCTTTACTTCAAGCCAATCCTTTCGCCGCTAAA TTGAATAAAACAGAAATTTCTAATTCGTTGGAACGagaagaaatcaaattaagAAAAATGCAGACAGAAAGTGTTAGCAAAAGTGCCCGTGGCGATAAACAAAGATTGGAATTATGGAATGCTTTTCTTCCCAAAATAAGGAAAGCTCTGAAAGAAGTGATTAATGAAGgagagaataataataaaaaagaag ATGATGATGAAGACGACTTCGATCCTAATACAGCATTTGAACATGTGAGGCAATTAATGTTGAAAGAAAAGATTCTCGAAGCAGTAATGTACACGTGGAAAGCATGTATTTCATTAAAGCAATGCCCAGACATAGAGAAGCTTTCTGTAGAAGCAAAGGAGGAATTTCTATTTCTTCTGTTATTAAAAACATTTATGGAATCAGAGGAAACTTcagataaaacagaaaataatgcAGAGAAAACACAATCAGATGATAGCGAAAAAGAGAAAATAGCAGTGGCAAAACGActtgtaaattatttaaaa AATTGTCTGACATTTGCAACAGAATTAGAAAATGTTATACCTATGATAGAAAAATTGCTATTTTCTACAACAGCAGGCGACGCTGTTGAGGCGTGCAGTCTGCTTGGAGTCGCCTACCAATTTGGCATAGTTGGAGCTGCTGACGCTATAAGAGAGGCTTTGCTTCAAGTATTTCATCGTGATCAATCCGTGCGTAATAATATAGCTGCTGTATACAAGGATATTTACTTGAATAATAATACAGATAAGAAATCTGGTCGACAAAAAGCTTTGGCTTGCATTAAAGGATTGATTGATCTACTGAAGGGTCTTCAGCCGGGTCAAAGTCAAGCTGTGGCTCAACTTATCACAACGTGGTACAATAATAACGAATTAACCAATGAAGAATTACAG GTTTTATGGGAAAAGTTTTCGATGAAATCGTCAGACACAGACCCATTGGAAAGCAGGACAGCTTTgatgttaataacaatgatagcTCAAGTCCAAAATGATACTATAATCGGAAATTTAGAAGTATTAGTAAAAGTGGGATTGGGGCCGCGAGCAAAGACTGACCTTCTGTTAGCCAGAGATACTTGCAGAGCATTATTAACGATCAAAAATAATAGTGATGATATTGAAAAATTACCTATTAG GTATTCTAATGACCATGAAATCTTCAAACAAATTCTCACGTTACTGGTAGAGAATTTTACAAACACAGAACAAGATGGATATGTTTCATTTGCGACAGATGCAATTAGTGCTATTTACCAt ttgGCGAATCAGCCTGAACAtttaataaagcagtttttattAGAAGTTTACAAACGAGGACATTTCAGTGATAACGATTCATCGCAACATTCAGTTTCACTGTTTTTGCTATCCAAATTCTTGTATATAATTGGACACATTGCGATCAAAGAAATGGTACACTTAGACACGTCAGTGTACAAGGAATTAAAACGAAGAGATATGATACGAAAATTGAGGAAAGAGAAGAATGCAAATAAAAACGACAAAAATACTTCTAGGCTTAATAGATCGAATTCAGTATCATCCCTTATTTCTGTCACTGCCAGACAAATAATTCGTAACAAGGAG AATAGCACAATTGTGGAAGATAATGGAGAAGAAGCCGTGGAAGGCGCTGTTGATGACGCAGACGCCGAGTTTATATACGACACCCTCGAGAATCATATTGTAACTGGCGATGGAATTCTAGCAAAATTTAT TCCACTTGTACTGGATGTATGTCAGAATCATGAGAAATACAACAATGAAGATGCCCAAGCTGCAGGTGCTCTCGCTCTCAGTAAAATGATGACTGTGAGTTCGAGCTTCTGCGAGGAATCTTTACAACTTCTAATCACGATACTCGAACGTTCACCATACCCTGCCATTCGAGCGAATCTTCTTATCGGAATAAGCGATCTCGCGACGAGGTTCCCGAATCAAGTAGAACCATGGATGAAACATATTTACGGCAG ACTCAGAGATCAAAATATCCATGTACGAACAACCTGTGTTCGTGTTCTATCGAGCCTCATAATGAGAGACATGGTACGAGTAAGAGGCCAAATATCTGAGCTAGCTCTGTGTATAATCGACGACGACACTCAAATTTCCCAAGACGCGAAACAGTTTTTCAAGGCTCTCTCGCAGAAAGGAAACGCTCTGTACAACGTGATGCCTGATATTCTATCTCGATTAACAGATcctgatttagatttgaaggaaTCTCAATTCCAAGATATTCTGAA ACACATACTGGGTTTGTTGCAAAAAGAGAAACAAGTCGACGCCATAATCGACAAAATTTGTGCTAGGTTTAAACTGGCCACCACAGAAAGACAGTGGCGTGACTTTTCGTACTGTCTTTCGCTATTGCAATTTGGTCCAAAAA GTATACGTCACCTCATTGATAGTTTACCCCTGCTCAAAGAGAAAATTCATAACAAGCAAGTGTTGAAAGCGTTACAGTCAATTATAGAACAAACGAAGAAGAAGCCGAATACAAAGGCGATTTGCTTGGAATTGGAGGAGAAGATAGAAGAGTTGCTTAAGAGCACTGAGGAGGAGAAGTTAAACGATACGGAAATAATGCCACCACCACCTGTACCAAAATCAAACAAGAAAGGCAGGAGACGACGCGCGAGTCGTAAAAGTAGTAGTGAAGAAGAAGATGACGCAGACAGTGATTCTGAGGCAAAAG AGAATAGTAAAAAACTAAAACCACGTGGACGTAAAAGTAAATCAAGTTCTGAATCAGATTCAGACGATGAACAGATGTCGATGAAAACACCTAGAAGACCAA CCAAGCCAAATCCACCAACGTCAAGTGTGAAAAAATCAGCTAGTAAAAAGAAGCTTACCGAGTCAAATAGTGTTACTCCTTCGCCGCTaacgaaaaaaaagaaacgaggGGAAACATCATCGCATACTCCTCAGCGGACCTCGTCACGGTTATCTACTTTACGAACTAaacattaa